The following are encoded together in the Drosophila sechellia strain sech25 chromosome 3R, ASM438219v1, whole genome shotgun sequence genome:
- the LOC6613770 gene encoding patj homolog isoform X1 — protein sequence MVLNTEWSQVEVIDLINDGNGLGFILVGGRSTGVVIKALTPGGVAERDGRLQLGDHLLQIGEVNLRGFSSEQVATVLRQTGAQVRLIVARPVEPTAIDYQTLACQAPIIPTKLLSDPEELSRHLFQNPSFATAAAAAAAAAAAAAAAGSGSDGDVGGGGVLDVASLVGLVRGGPAEGTELSAVEPHPSAAVLQLQQLSELAGDLADFPLPPIPGGGGHSTLTDSNAGQRPCPRLDLDIVPFSILSPPPRPALQMLPLETQWRCVQDQNQHIETVIADSKRKLLANEDGGSGSASGSGSPDSYMDSPETETYVVELHKNVYGLGITVAGYVCEEEDLSGIFVKSIIEGSAAETSGQIQINDRIVAVDGRSLSGVTNHQAVELLRNTDIVVHLTLERFLRGRKYEHLQVALTEIKGTSAPSGLDRSQDKDQDQESQLSMPGSPSIATLSWLPPKSLDADSIATEGDEAVEAEYVGISGAEDEFIELPSRDTVESNMSHVLDRSDHSGGVTKDQAPRISPIAPLTNGRSLILADDSGNDTDEQCPEPETETAQARKGSKPETERVKDLGDTETDADPDPDPDLDPGQMPTPTNEAPVKAASPTAASLRVAWKSEFPDSEILVAEINKLSGLGISLEGTVDVECGIEKRPHHYIRSILADGPVGRQGILRPGDELLQVNEHKLQGLRHIEVVKILKELPARVKLVCARGTHVPSVINTSQNPEAFETRSLLPGGHQSLQNLLSKAQSESSLYTSSTATLTDAGAAAGGSGGTAGGGARSKSLENVSGLALWSCEVTAVDIEKTEQGFGFSILDYQDPMDSEGSVIVIRGLIRGGAAEATNEIYPGDRLMSVGDRLLQGLELDEAVSILKAMPPGLTRLGICRPLSASDSNSNSNIASPLGDSAST from the coding sequence ATGGTTCTCAACACCGAATGGTCGCAGGTGGAGGTCATCGATCTGATCAACGATGGCAACGGCTTGGGCTTCATCCTCGTGGGCGGTCGCAGTACCGGTGTGGTGATCAAGGCCCTAACGCCCGGGGGCGTGGCCGAGCGGGACGGCCGACTGCAGCTGGGCGATCATCTGCTGCAGATCGGCGAGGTCAATTTGCGGGGCTTCAGCTCGGAGCAGGTGGCAACAGTTCTTCGTCAGACCGGAGCTCAGGTGCGTCTGATAGTGGCGCGGCCGGTGGAGCCGACGGCCATCGATTACCAAACGCTGGCCTGTCAGGCGCCGATTATACCAACTAAGCTCCTCTCCGACCCGGAAGAACTGTCGCGTCATCTCTTCCAGAATCCGAGTtttgcaactgctgctgcagccgccgcagccgcagcagcagcggcagcagcggcgggcTCCGGCAGCGACGGCGAtgtcggcggcggcggcgtcTTGGATGTGGCCAGCTTGGTGGGTCTGGTGCGCGGCGGTCCCGCCGAGGGCACGGAACTGTCTGCCGTGGAACCGCACCCAAGTGCGGCGGTGCTTCAGCTTCAACAACTGTCCGAGCTGGCCGGCGATCTGGCTGACTTCCCACTGCCTCCGATTCCGGGTGGTGGAGGCCACTCGACGCTCACGGACTCCAATGCTGGCCAACGCCCCTGCCCGCGTCTGGATCTGGATATAGTGCCCTTCTCGATACTATCGCCGCCGCCACGTCCCGCCCTGCAGATGCTGCCCCTGGAGACCCAATGGCGATGCGTTCAGGATCAGAACCAGCACATTGAGACTGTGATAGCCGACAGCAAACGCAAGCTGTTGGCCAACGAAGATGGCGGATCCGGTTCGGCGTCGGGTTCCGGTTCCCCCGACTCCTACATGGACTccccggaaacggaaacgtaCGTGGTGGAGCTGCACAAGAATGTCTACGGCCTGGGTATCACGGTGGCCGGATATGTATGCGAGGAGGAGGATCTTTCGGGTATATTCGTGAAGAGCATAATTGAGGGAAGTGCCGCGGAGACAAGTGGTCAGATCCAGATCAATGATCGCATTGTAGCCGTGGATGGCAGATCCCTATCCGGCGTAACCAACCATCAGGCGGTAGAACTGCTCAGGAACACCGACATAGTGGTTCATCTGACTCTGGAACGATTCCTCAGAGGCAGAAAGTATGAGCACTTGCAAGTGGCCCTGACCGAAATCAAAGGAACATCTGCTCCCTCCGGCCTAGATAGGAGTCAAGATAAGGACCAGGACCAGGAGTCGCAGCTATCCATGCCTGGGTCCCCGTCGATAGCCACGTTAAGTTGGCTGCCACCCAAGTCACTGGATGCCGATTCCATAGCCACCGAAGGCGATGAGGCCGTGGAGGCGGAGTATGTGGGCATTTCGGGAGCCGAGGATGAGTTCATTGAGCTCCCCTCCCGGGACACCGTCGAATCGAACATGTCGCACGTGCTGGACCGCAGTGATCACAGTGGAGGCGTCACCAAGGATCAGGCGCCCAGGATCAGTCCCATAGCGCCGCTTACGAATGGGCGCAGCTTAATCCTGGCCGATGACAGTGGCAATGACACCGATGAGCAGTGTCCAgagccggaaacggaaacggcaCAGGCCCGCAAAGGGTCAAAGCCGGAGACGGAGAGGGTCAAAGACCTTGGGGATACGGAAACGGAtgccgatcccgatcccgatcccgatctcGATCCCGGCCAGATGCCAACGCCCACGAACGAGGCACCTGTGAAAGCGGCCAGCCCGACGGCCGCCTCGCTGCGCGTGGCCTGGAAAAGTGAGTTTCCCGACAGTGAAATTTTAgttgccgaaataaataaactttcagGTCTAGGGATCAGCCTTGAAGGCACTGTGGACGTGGAGTGCGGCATTGAGAAGCGTCCGCATCACTATATACGCTCGATACTGGCCGACGGGCCGGTGGGGCGTCAGGGCATCTTGCGGCCGGGAGATGAGCTCCTCCAGGTGAACGAGCACAAGCTCCAGGGATTGCGACACATCGAGGTGGTTAAGATCCTCAAGGAACTGCCCGCCAGGGTTAAGTTGGTCTGCGCCCGCGGCACTCACGTTCCGTCGGTCATAAATACCTCGCAAAATCCGGAGGCCTTTGAGACTCGTAGCCTCTTACCCGGTGGCCACCAGAGTCTCCAGAATCTGCTGAGCAAGGCCCAGTCGGAGAGCTCGCTCTACACGTCCAGCACGGCGACTTTAACGGATGCGGGAGCAGCGGCTGGAGGATCGGGGGGCACTGCAGGTGGAGGAGCTCGCTCCAAGTCACTAGAAAACGTTTCCGGCTTGGCTCTGTGGAGCTGCGAAGTGACCGCCGTCGATATAGAGAAAACGGAACAGGGCTTCGGCTTCTCCATTCTGGACTACCAGGATCCGATGGACTCCGAGGGCAGTGTCATCGTTATTCGCGGCCTGATACGCGGTGGTGCTGCGGAGGCAACCAACGAGATTTATCCAGGCGATCGCCTCATGAGCGTCGGCGATCGCCTGCTCCAGGGCCTCGAGCTGGACGAGGCGGTGTCCATTCTGAAGGCCATGCCGCCTGGTCTCACGCGACTGGGCATCTGCCGACCCCTCTCCGCCTCGGatagcaatagcaacagcaacatagCCTCGCCGCTGGGCGATTCGGCCAGCACATAG
- the LOC6613770 gene encoding patj homolog isoform X2, with the protein MVLNTEWSQVEVIDLINDGNGLGFILVGGRSTGVVIKALTPGGVAERDGRLQLGDHLLQIGEVNLRGFSSEQVATVLRQTGAQVRLIVARPVEPTAIDYQTLACQAPIIPTKLLSDPEELSRHLFQNPSFATAAAAAAAAAAAAAAAGSGSDGDVGGGGVLDVASLVGLVRGGPAEGTELSAVEPHPSAAVLQLQQLSELAGDLADFPLPPIPGGGGHSTLTDSNAGQRPCPRLDLDIVPFSILSPPPRPALQMLPLETQWRCVQDQNQHIETVIADSKRKLLANEDGGSGSASGSGSPDSYMDSPETETYVVELHKNVYGLGITVAGYVCEEEDLSGIFVKSIIEGSAAETSGQIQINDRIVAVDGRSLSGVTNHQAVELLRNTDIVVHLTLERFLRGRKYEHLQVALTEIKGTSAPSGLDRSQDKDQDQESQLSMPGSPSIATLSWLPPKSLDADSIATEGDEAVEAEYVGISGAEDEFIELPSRDTVESNMSHVLDRSDHSGGVTKDQAPRISPIAPLTNGRSLILADDSGNDTDEQCPEPETETAQARKGSKPETERVKDLGDTETDADPDPDPDLDPGQMPTPTNEAPVKAASPTAASLRVAWKSLGISLEGTVDVECGIEKRPHHYIRSILADGPVGRQGILRPGDELLQVNEHKLQGLRHIEVVKILKELPARVKLVCARGTHVPSVINTSQNPEAFETRSLLPGGHQSLQNLLSKAQSESSLYTSSTATLTDAGAAAGGSGGTAGGGARSKSLENVSGLALWSCEVTAVDIEKTEQGFGFSILDYQDPMDSEGSVIVIRGLIRGGAAEATNEIYPGDRLMSVGDRLLQGLELDEAVSILKAMPPGLTRLGICRPLSASDSNSNSNIASPLGDSAST; encoded by the exons ATGGTTCTCAACACCGAATGGTCGCAGGTGGAGGTCATCGATCTGATCAACGATGGCAACGGCTTGGGCTTCATCCTCGTGGGCGGTCGCAGTACCGGTGTGGTGATCAAGGCCCTAACGCCCGGGGGCGTGGCCGAGCGGGACGGCCGACTGCAGCTGGGCGATCATCTGCTGCAGATCGGCGAGGTCAATTTGCGGGGCTTCAGCTCGGAGCAGGTGGCAACAGTTCTTCGTCAGACCGGAGCTCAGGTGCGTCTGATAGTGGCGCGGCCGGTGGAGCCGACGGCCATCGATTACCAAACGCTGGCCTGTCAGGCGCCGATTATACCAACTAAGCTCCTCTCCGACCCGGAAGAACTGTCGCGTCATCTCTTCCAGAATCCGAGTtttgcaactgctgctgcagccgccgcagccgcagcagcagcggcagcagcggcgggcTCCGGCAGCGACGGCGAtgtcggcggcggcggcgtcTTGGATGTGGCCAGCTTGGTGGGTCTGGTGCGCGGCGGTCCCGCCGAGGGCACGGAACTGTCTGCCGTGGAACCGCACCCAAGTGCGGCGGTGCTTCAGCTTCAACAACTGTCCGAGCTGGCCGGCGATCTGGCTGACTTCCCACTGCCTCCGATTCCGGGTGGTGGAGGCCACTCGACGCTCACGGACTCCAATGCTGGCCAACGCCCCTGCCCGCGTCTGGATCTGGATATAGTGCCCTTCTCGATACTATCGCCGCCGCCACGTCCCGCCCTGCAGATGCTGCCCCTGGAGACCCAATGGCGATGCGTTCAGGATCAGAACCAGCACATTGAGACTGTGATAGCCGACAGCAAACGCAAGCTGTTGGCCAACGAAGATGGCGGATCCGGTTCGGCGTCGGGTTCCGGTTCCCCCGACTCCTACATGGACTccccggaaacggaaacgtaCGTGGTGGAGCTGCACAAGAATGTCTACGGCCTGGGTATCACGGTGGCCGGATATGTATGCGAGGAGGAGGATCTTTCGGGTATATTCGTGAAGAGCATAATTGAGGGAAGTGCCGCGGAGACAAGTGGTCAGATCCAGATCAATGATCGCATTGTAGCCGTGGATGGCAGATCCCTATCCGGCGTAACCAACCATCAGGCGGTAGAACTGCTCAGGAACACCGACATAGTGGTTCATCTGACTCTGGAACGATTCCTCAGAGGCAGAAAGTATGAGCACTTGCAAGTGGCCCTGACCGAAATCAAAGGAACATCTGCTCCCTCCGGCCTAGATAGGAGTCAAGATAAGGACCAGGACCAGGAGTCGCAGCTATCCATGCCTGGGTCCCCGTCGATAGCCACGTTAAGTTGGCTGCCACCCAAGTCACTGGATGCCGATTCCATAGCCACCGAAGGCGATGAGGCCGTGGAGGCGGAGTATGTGGGCATTTCGGGAGCCGAGGATGAGTTCATTGAGCTCCCCTCCCGGGACACCGTCGAATCGAACATGTCGCACGTGCTGGACCGCAGTGATCACAGTGGAGGCGTCACCAAGGATCAGGCGCCCAGGATCAGTCCCATAGCGCCGCTTACGAATGGGCGCAGCTTAATCCTGGCCGATGACAGTGGCAATGACACCGATGAGCAGTGTCCAgagccggaaacggaaacggcaCAGGCCCGCAAAGGGTCAAAGCCGGAGACGGAGAGGGTCAAAGACCTTGGGGATACGGAAACGGAtgccgatcccgatcccgatcccgatctcGATCCCGGCCAGATGCCAACGCCCACGAACGAGGCACCTGTGAAAGCGGCCAGCCCGACGGCCGCCTCGCTGCGCGTGGCCTGGAAAA GTCTAGGGATCAGCCTTGAAGGCACTGTGGACGTGGAGTGCGGCATTGAGAAGCGTCCGCATCACTATATACGCTCGATACTGGCCGACGGGCCGGTGGGGCGTCAGGGCATCTTGCGGCCGGGAGATGAGCTCCTCCAGGTGAACGAGCACAAGCTCCAGGGATTGCGACACATCGAGGTGGTTAAGATCCTCAAGGAACTGCCCGCCAGGGTTAAGTTGGTCTGCGCCCGCGGCACTCACGTTCCGTCGGTCATAAATACCTCGCAAAATCCGGAGGCCTTTGAGACTCGTAGCCTCTTACCCGGTGGCCACCAGAGTCTCCAGAATCTGCTGAGCAAGGCCCAGTCGGAGAGCTCGCTCTACACGTCCAGCACGGCGACTTTAACGGATGCGGGAGCAGCGGCTGGAGGATCGGGGGGCACTGCAGGTGGAGGAGCTCGCTCCAAGTCACTAGAAAACGTTTCCGGCTTGGCTCTGTGGAGCTGCGAAGTGACCGCCGTCGATATAGAGAAAACGGAACAGGGCTTCGGCTTCTCCATTCTGGACTACCAGGATCCGATGGACTCCGAGGGCAGTGTCATCGTTATTCGCGGCCTGATACGCGGTGGTGCTGCGGAGGCAACCAACGAGATTTATCCAGGCGATCGCCTCATGAGCGTCGGCGATCGCCTGCTCCAGGGCCTCGAGCTGGACGAGGCGGTGTCCATTCTGAAGGCCATGCCGCCTGGTCTCACGCGACTGGGCATCTGCCGACCCCTCTCCGCCTCGGatagcaatagcaacagcaacatagCCTCGCCGCTGGGCGATTCGGCCAGCACATAG